Sequence from the Camelus dromedarius isolate mCamDro1 chromosome 12, mCamDro1.pat, whole genome shotgun sequence genome:
GTTTTCTTCCCACTGGAGATCAATTTGGTGATAATAATGAAGCCATGTAAGCTCACCCCTTCCTAAAGTTGCTTCTCAATTCACAGGGGAAGATAGAAAAGCAGAAACATAATTAATGATGTTTTGCATAACATGAATGCCTATGAGCAGTAGCAGAGATTTAAACCCCAATGTACCTGGTAAAATAAAAGACCATCCGCTATTGCTCAGCTACCCAAGACTTTCTCATCTCAGGTAGGCTTCAAGGTCCTAATTTAAAGAATATAAGTCAAATAGAATActaacctgtggttgccaagggggaggggggtgggaagggacagactgggagttcaaaatttgtagatactgacaggcatatgtagagtagataaacaagattatactgtagagcacagggaaatatacacaagatcttgtggtagcttacagtgaaaaagaatgtgacaatgaatatatatgtatattcaagtaaaaccgaaaaattgtgctctacactggaaattggcacaacattgtaaactgactataactcaattaaaaaaaaaactgtcaaagtcactaaaaacaaggaaagtttgagaaactgtcacagtgaACAGGAGCCTAAGGAGGCATGATTcctaaatgtaatgtggtgtcctggatgaGATCTTGgactaaaaaagagaaaaggtaaaaactaACGAAATCTAAATTAAGTATGGGCTTTAGTTAATGATAATGAGTTAATATTAGTTCATTAATTGCAATAATATGTCATACTAATGTAAGAGGTTAATAATAGGAGACACTGGGTATGGGGTATATGTCAACCTCTgtaatattcttctatattttttgcaaatctaaaactgttctaataaataaagtttattttaaaatatcacacacacacaaaaattataaGTCAAAAAAACTTacctttttggggaaaaaagaaatttgtaaataaaatattttatgtctgtTTATTTAGTTAAATAAGCTCTGTAATTTCATgcccagaaataatattttcttctcagaaCTGGAAGAACCTGTCTGCCCTTGGTGGTATCCATGACACAACTTTTACgttcatttattttgatgttgGTTCACAGGAAAGACTTCACTCCTTTGATCATTAGAGAAGTAGACATGCAAATTTAAGGGGTTTccttgtttggttttatttaaaagataatgtaggtaccacattaaaaattaaaatgtgcaaaTTCATCTTCATGGTCACGTTTACttgcaaagaaaaagtttcttaacCACATTCTATTCtcatgtacacctgaaacatattgTAAATATGCAGACACATGACACACACacgacacacacatgcacaagggaGAGAGACCACGTATGTCAGAAGCACTCGTTCCTCTTCATCCTGCTCcagttttttaatataaaactccATTTAAAATCCAAAGAGATGCAGACACATGTATTAAATCCTgttgttttcacttccttttagTATTTTGCTCTGGCTGTTCGAGACCCCTCCTTTGGCACCAGATACTCTACAAACAGGTAATGAATAGTGTGGCAAAGCCATAATAAATTTCTAGAGAAAGGTCGATGTTACTTATTCCATGTCTCACTAAATCCTAAACAGCAGGATCGATAACataattgttttcattgttattaGTGTGTGATATGCCAATAGATTCTAAGACTAATACACAAATATTTCAAATCATGTTTTTTTGAGGAACACAATAATTggcatcatttttttctgtacccATGGAATTTTTTCAAGCGTAGAAAATATTTGGTCCTATATCTTACATAGCCTGGTGTCTCTAACACTGATGTTTCTTGCACACTGTTCTGAAGATGTAATGAGATGTCAATTTACCCACGTGTCTTTCTTGACACAAGAAAGGTAAAGCTCAGGTAAGTCAAAGAGCTTGTAGAAAGTAACACAGCTCATGAAGAGCATCTGGATTTAGACGGAAGTCTAAAGTCTCGCACGATCCATCCCAAATAGTTTTTATTACCTTTGTGTAGATAGCAATGCTTCTTGCAGAAGTGATTATTGACCAAGTACTTTtctgagtttaaaaagaaaatggcagaagTGAACCGTGTTCTTCCTTACAGGTGCTGCATGGATGTACAGACATGTTATACGTGTGTGTGCCATTGTCTTGATCATTTCCTCAAAAGTTGAGACAGGAACACTTTAGAAGAATGGAAAGAGGAAACTGCTCCTCCTTCACTGAATTCATATTTTTGGGAATTACTGACAACCCTGGGATTAAAATGACCCTTTGTGTCACGTTCTTTGCTGTGTATCTCATTAGTCTCCTGGCCAATCTTGGAATGATCACCCTAATTAGACTGGATTCCCAGCTGCACACacccatgtactttttcctcagCCACCTCTCTTTCTGTGACCTCGGCTATTCCACAGCAATTGGCCCCAAGATGCTGGTAGATCTTTTAGCCAAGAACAAATCCATCCCCTTCCTTGGCTGTGCTCTGCAGTTCTTGGTCTCCTGTACCTTTGCAGATTCTGAGTGTCTCCTGCTGGCAGTGATGGCCTATGACCGGTACAAGGCCATCAGCAACCCCCTGCTCTACACAGTCAGCATGTCCAGCAGAGTGTGCTCCCTGCTCGTGGCGGGGGTGTACCTGGTGGGGATGGCGGATGCTTTGATACACACGACATTAGCCTTCTGCTTATGTTTCTGTGGGTCCAATGAGATTAACCATTTCTTCTGTGATGTTCCTCCTCTCCTATTGCTATCTTGCTCAGATACACACGTCAATGAGTTAGTGATATTCACCATTTTTGGCTTCATTGAACTGAGCACTATTTCAGGAGTCCTTGCCTCTTACTGTTATATTATCCTATCAGTGTTGAAGATCCACTCTGCTGAGGGGAGGCGCAAAGCTTTCTGCACCTGCACCTCCCACCTAACTGCTGTGGCCATTTTCCAGGGGACTCTGCTCTTCACGTATTTCCGGCCGAGCTCTTCCTACTCTCTGGATCAAGACAAAATGAGCTCACTCTTTTACACCCTTGTGATTCCCATGTTAAACCCTCTGATTTACAGCCTACAGAACAAGGATGTGAAAAAGGCccttgaaaaattgaaaattaaattgagaaattgaaaaatgaacgatggtttttaatatttatgttatacatatacacatatataacaatttttataaaattatataatacatgAGAAACATGATTTTCTCAGTAGCAATACTAAAGCTCCGTCATAAGAAAATGTTTCAGTTTCTCAAACTTATGCTTCATTATGTGCCTTGAACTTATCTATGAAACTCCCTCTTCCTGTACAACTTCCTGACTCTTctaattttgtcatattttatttgttaatgtgTTCATTCAAACATTATCATTTCACATATATTAAGGTTTGTGagtgttcacttttttttttgcatttaagtgCTTTGCATTTCATGAAGAATCCAGTAGTTTGTGCACTAGTGAATCCTAAAGCCTAGAGGAATAAACAAACATTGATTAGGCAGACAAATAAttcctaataagaaaaaaaaaaaaaacagaaatacaaaacaggaacagactcatagacatagaatacaaacttgtggttgccaagggggcgggaggtgggtagcgacagactgagatttcaaaatgcaaaatagagaaacaagattatactgtatagtacagggaaatatatacaagatcttgtggtagctcacagcaaaaaagaatgtgacaatgaatatatgcatgttcatgtataactgaaaaattgtgctctacactggaatttgacacaacattgtaaaatgactataactcaataaaaaatgtaaacaaaaaaagtCCTAATGAGGTTCAAAACTCCCATTTAGTGAAAAAGGACTTCAGGTTAAAAATCTAGAAACAAATGTCAAAATCTAGTGTGCAGAAAAAAAGGCTTTTTTGGATAGAAGTATTTACTCTCAGATCTAAGAAGTGTTAAGATGGGGAAGTAAAGGATTCTAGGCAGATGGTCTGACAGTTACAGAGGTCTTGAGGGGAACAGTTTTATACCTTTTTAGAATTAAGAAATTCAACATGGATAGGTGATAGTAACATAAAGTGCCTTGGCGAATTACATCATTTGCTGGAATTATTAGCTATCAATGCCTCCCTCTTCTCAGCTCTGATTAAATGTCCCTGTTTTGGGCTCACATAGAACCATCTTCTTcagtcattctttttcatgtaacCTTGTTTATTACATCATTGCCTACAATATGAGACTGTGAGCAATCTTTGCTCAAGGACTGAAAATTCCATTCCTATTATCCCAAACACTTACGTAGTCTGggacaaaaaatggaaaaaaagaaagatgaaaggaaggaaagaaggaaggaaggtaggaaggaaggaaggaaggaaggaaggaaggaaggaaggaaggaaagaaggaaagaagaaagaaagaaagaaagaaagaaggaaagaagaaagaaagaaagaaagagagaaagaaagaaagaaagaaaagaaagaaagaaagaaagaaagaaagaaagaaagaaagaaagaaagaaagaaagaaagagagaaagagagaaagagagaaagagagaaagagaaagagaaagagaaagagagaaaggaaggaaggaaggaaggaagagaaagaaagaaggaaagaaggaaggaaagaaagaaaaagagatagaaagaaagagacagaaagaaaaagaagaaagaaagggagggagggaggaaaacagTAGACAACATTTTTGAGGTTTTTAGACATCAGTCActaacaaaaattaactgaaggTATGGTATGTGGCTtgaatatatatactttataaattttaagaaagaacataaaattgTTGTGGCTAGTAAGATATTGATCTACAAAGACATACGTATTACTCTAAAGTAAAGAGCACTGATCTGTATGCATTCTTAATATTTACCTATTTCATGTGTCTCTGCTCTGGATTCTGCTGTTTAAACCACTGGACCAGCGTGCCGAGACAACACAGATATGGCCATATATTTTAAAGACCGTGTAAAACTTGTATAATTACTCATTACAATCATAGAAGTTAAAAGCCACTACATATAGATTTTCTGGCTGTCATTGTAAAATGCCTTTGTGCAAAAACATTTCAGGATAGAATTAAAGCCCAAGAAGATTCTCTGGCTTTCAATGGGGCATTTGTGGGACGCTGTGACCTCACACATAGTATCACGTTGGAAAAAGacctatgaagtatttttttaataaaaggtttTAGAGGTTTTCACTTGTGCTGTTTTCTCACTTCACACAGGGTAACATGGTGGAAACattgcagaaaatatttttttttttaaatacgttGTCCAAGAAAAATGGGGGATCAGCAGATTGCTGCTAGTTCAGAGGATATAAACACGTAATCTGATTACATCTCTCCTCCTTTTGATCGCTATATATTATAGCATCTAAAAACTGACTTGATCTACATGTTGGCTGTGTTATGAAATCTAGTAGATGTGAACTAAAAGCAAGGAAATTTTAAACcctataaataaaatttcaaaaatagaatTGACTGATTCAGTTTATTTTGGGCCTCCCACCCCGATTCACCAAGCACCCCCTGAAAGGAGCTGATAAACATAGACGCACCCCAGCTTTTGAGGCTGCCCTGAGGGATGTGTCCCCAGATCATCTGACTCTGATAGCCAGCGGGACTTCCACTCAGGAACGCCACAGAAGGTTGAAAGCATGTCAAGCcccttttccaaccacaatggaatAAACTAGAAAACAGAGGAGTAAACtggaaaaattcacaaatatgtggaggtTAAACAACATGTCCCTGATTAACCAATAGGTCAGAGAACAAATCAGAAGAGAATTCAAAAGCGATCTTGAGGCAAATAAAAGTAGAATCATGGCGTACCAAACAACAGGGGATGGAACAAAAGCAGCTCTAAGAAGGTTTACAGTGAGAAACGCTtacataatgggaaaaaaatcagataactTTATACTTCAAGGGACTAGAAAATACTAGTCCAGCATGTAAATAATAATTATGTGGTAAAGCAGTTATATATCCCtagaaaaaatgtgtatatatatttactgaagtgTGGCCAGTCCACAATGCTGCGTCAAGttctggtgtatggcacaatgcttcagtcatgtaggaacatacatatattcattttcatatttatttttcactgtaagttactacaagacactgaatatagttccccgtgctatacagtataaacttgttgtttatctatcttatgtatattagttagtatctgcaaatctcgagctctcaatttatccctagaaaaaaatttattgaaatgtatCTCATGtcacaaaaaatactaaaaaagatGCAGACCAAGAATAGTGATATCAtactgttcattatttttaaatctgagaaatgTTCATTGTTTCTGAATTTAATACAGTGTCTTAAACAAATCATGATTCTTAAAGAACTCAGCAAATGTAATCATTTTCATGCCCAACTGGGTATTTATTTTACGAGTGTAAGACTATGTACATATTCCAGCTTTGTCTTTAGGTTAAGTGTTGTTTTCATACCATATTGACCTGCAGTCATCTTTTGGTTCATGACTGATTACTGAGATAAAGCGGTGAAGGTTCACACAATCCACAGTCCTCATGGATAACATCCAAATTTAGAGCCAAGCTTACTCAAACTCCTGTTCCAGGCACTTTAACTTTTGTCAACAACGTAACAATGAAACTTGTCTGGGCTATTTTATAAGGATAAATCACACAAAAATATAATGTACTGTAATAAATGCTTTCTGATTTACAGATTATATTTTTCTGAATCTCAAGAGGTGTTAAAACTTTCACATTTTCTTGATCATTTCTGTAGCATGTtagaagaagaatgaagaataTGTGGAGAAAATGAATCTTCTTTAAGTGAATTCCTTCTCTTGGGAATTAGTAATAACCCTGGGATCAAAGTGACGCTATTTACATTTCTAGTTGCCTGTGTCATTATTGTTAGTGAAAAATACAATGTCCAAGTAAGACATCATCAGTGTCTACATGTAATATCCACGTATAATGCAGTATTACACGTCAGTTCCTTCATCCTAGTTCTGTCCACCTGCCCAGGCAACGGCCTCCCTAAACACGAGCATAGCCAGTGGTGACACATTAGGGTACATGTGCAATTagccacatacaaaaaaaaaaaactactattcTTCACTCTTTTAATAAGCGTGTGACTCTTTCTTAAGAGGCAGCAAATATAATCTAGCTTGATATCTTCTTTAGAAACATGCTATGACCTagaaaaacaatgacaacaataCGGTGTTGGAATGTTCCTTCAACTCACCATAACTGTGGCTTACAACacaccatttttacttttttggcttCAGTTTCCACTCTGTCCCAAGAGGGATTTGAACTGGATAATCTTTATTGTACATTGTAGCTACCACATACTGTATCTATGTTGATTTGATTTTATCAATGAATAATGCACAAACCTACATTTGGGGAGATAAAAGAGAATAACAGATGGGTGGGAATTTATTTATACCAAAGGACTGCATTACATTTCTAGGCCAATTTGACCCAAAATGGAAGTGGTAatgatgatagaaaaaaatagctTAGGCTGCATGAGCCTTAATGCTATCAAGATGTATCTGTTCTGCATTTTGATTTTAAGAGACACTTCGTAAAAATGGATATCCACATTTTTCAGTCATCAGGGAAATCGTGTAATCTACACAATGGCTGAAATTAAAATGACAGACAACATGGAGCACTGGTTAGGATGTGAAATAGCCAGAACACTCACTCACTGAAAATGTGATAGTGGAAGCATGCGTTTCTAtaattctttggaaaacagtatggtgatatTTAAACTTTATACACACACGGGTGCACACACGTTTGAATCCTAGTTTTATACACAAGATAAATGACTGCATCTCTAACAAAAGACAAGTACAAGAATATTCACACTAACATTATTAGTAATACAAAAAAGGGGGGAATATCCTCAACTGCCTATCAACattaaagtagataaataaataatgatatattTGTACAAAGTTTTACTATTCAACAAGAAGCATGAATGTCCTGAAATTCAAGCAACAGCAGGGATGGTTTGCACAGGTATGTTGTTGAGTGAAACGGTACATTCTATAAGCATCCACTTTTGTGTggttcaaaaaaatacaaaactaatCAATCATAATAAAAGTCAAGAAAGTGTTTACTTCTTGGCGATAAGAGATCAGCAATTTAGGGAGGGACATATAGAAGGCTTTGTTGattctggaaattttatattttttggtcTGGGTCCTGACTACAAGGCTAATTTTTTTGAAGATGTATGTGTGTTAATTTAAGGATTCTCTGCAAGTACATTACACATCAgaaacattttccaaaagcaAATATTCACCATTAGATTACAAGTGACTTCAGAATTTTGTTAATATAAACTATTATCTTTAGATATTCTTTATACATAAAAgtgtatatttttagaaaatgaacagtGTGACTTTCATATTTAGTTAGTGAATAATGATCTCTTTTGTTATTGTAAATGCAAAAATATCTTATTTGACTCATGAGCACTCAATATTTTTTCCAGCAACACGAAGTCTTAATGAACTTGTTTGCCTTGGTACCAATTATCAGGCCCAGAACTCAGGGCCACACAATTATTTTCCAAAGGTCGGTGTTCAGAAGTAGACAGTTACGTATAAAGTGTTCCATGTAGAGGCACAGTGGCACAGGGGAAATCATacagacacagatttttttctcccttgcttGTCTCTGATGTATTAAATTCCAACTATGTGATTCTCTCCTGTGATGTAAGAAAGCCAACTTCAAGTCAAACTAAAACCCTTTAAGAAGTtaattatccattttttaaaaaaaataataatacagctACTGCAGCTCATTCCCCCATAATGGAGGAAAGTCACCCTAAATGGTCTGCAGGGGCAGTCATGTTTAGGAAGCTAAATTTAGGTGCTGTCTCAGCAGAGTGAAACCCAAAGAGATTTGTCATCCCTGGAGACAGAGAAGCACCTGATGCAAAAATGAGTTTGAAAAGGAGTCAGAATAAAACTACCAAGGAAACCCCATCCTTCAAACATGCAGCCAGAGAAGCAGTTAACGGCAGGAAAGCCCTTGGGTGACACAAACATATCAGCACCTTCAGTTCAATACGTGTCAAAGTATTATAATTACTTAGTTTGAGTTAGGTCTCAACAATGTCACTTATAACAgtcaattaaatatatttgtaaagaaATTGTCACTCAAATAATTACTCTAATTAGTCATCACTCTAATTAACTGCAATTAGGCAACAATTAATATATCACGAAGGTACCCTTTACCACATATCAAGAAGactttattttaatgattttggCCAACAGTGTGTTCTACCTTTATAAGATCTCGAAAAAAATCTAGGTCCCTGTATAGCTCCCAGTGAGGTTTCAGAAGAAACAAATTCCCTGGAGTATTTGTAAACACACTCTAGCTTAATACTCATCCCTTCATCAATTACTTTGTGCACATTCAAAATTTCACTTTACCTCTTTTTCTAGTAAAGAAATTAATTAACTGCAGTAAGGCAGAACCCATAGTAGGAACACATTATTGTGTGTTTCATTCAGGAGTAGAAATTAACAGATACATAGAAAGTTGTGCTTCTCAGCATCCTGAAAtgattcatgtattttaaagtatcaCTCAGAATGTGGCCAAAAAAATAGTGTATCCCCTAAGGCTGCCATGTTGCACAACTTCAGGGGcaacattttacttatttccttgTCCTCCCTGGATTTGGGCGGTACAGTGTTTActtgatacatttatacattggAATTTAATTACCACCATA
This genomic interval carries:
- the LOC105094787 gene encoding olfactory receptor 5W2-like — its product is MERGNCSSFTEFIFLGITDNPGIKMTLCVTFFAVYLISLLANLGMITLIRLDSQLHTPMYFFLSHLSFCDLGYSTAIGPKMLVDLLAKNKSIPFLGCALQFLVSCTFADSECLLLAVMAYDRYKAISNPLLYTVSMSSRVCSLLVAGVYLVGMADALIHTTLAFCLCFCGSNEINHFFCDVPPLLLLSCSDTHVNELVIFTIFGFIELSTISGVLASYCYIILSVLKIHSAEGRRKAFCTCTSHLTAVAIFQGTLLFTYFRPSSSYSLDQDKMSSLFYTLVIPMLNPLIYSLQNKDVKKALEKLKIKLRN